A window of the Euwallacea similis isolate ESF13 chromosome 20, ESF131.1, whole genome shotgun sequence genome harbors these coding sequences:
- the LOC136415570 gene encoding uncharacterized protein, which yields MASAEELRKLNVARRTCKAQLTMFDRFIESFDLDNELNSNETDRLVERLNRLDDIFDKFDAAQSELELHATDYDEELNERDEFERRFCDLKAAGKGLLNKFSKADRSAKCSNANESMPPSPLAGVKLPVISLPTFSGDYKDWLGFRDTYVSLIHNNHSLNQIQKFHYLRASLQGVAPQVLETLEFTDNNYDVAWTTLNERYNNTRVLVHMHMKALLEIESVDKESAHKLRDLIDNVGKNLRTLSALGQKTEHWSDLIACLVGSKLDRVTERHWEEAKGNKKEVPSWESLREFLKNRADMLAAIERQRGSTKTEKNAGFKHNRASVKTFVESDLKCVVCKANHLLVNCQRFLAMPLSERFNKAKQLKLCLNCLKLGHFGKDCRAKHCAKCTTKHHTLLHFESSRGQEAISHSEENLEHRVSLSALSSENHVFLSTALVEVRSAGGACLKVRALLDSGSHSNFISSSLCKRLKIKMDKFEMLVGGLGLKASEITHSCNVEVCARRRGYQASLKCLVLPRITGFIPGAVVDISRLNIPSNITLADPEFNRPGPIDLLIGSELFYRLLCVGQISRGPNSPILQKTRFGWVVSGAMMQAGICSTVCNLSVNSRHGGREIEFDLKKFWEVEENFAETKAWSAEEHFQRTHRRSSDGRFVVAIPFKHPVTELGNSKEKALQRFLSLERKLSKDQGMKNVYCKIIGEYLSLGHMSRVLDEDDSVVYYMPHHPVIKSESCTTKLRVVFDCSMPSSTVSADIAKMYRQVLVEPKQRALQRILWRESPSAPVEAFELNTVTYGQASASFLAVRCLHQIAEECELDEGVSVCSRVSAALSGGGFKLRKWISNEPAILDSVSQGSEDFQVLDFNGDDRAKILGLTWQCSSDILSYKIRLSEGGIKVTKRTILSSISQVFDPLGLLSPSIIVAKILIQKLWLEKLSWDESVPAHLHTAWVKFRSELPSLNKINIYRHIACLDAVRHELHGFSDASEAAYGSAVYVRSVDRNGDIAVRLLCAKSKVSPLKSLTVPRLELCGVLVMARLMSKIRASARLQFDRCVCWSDSSIVLSWLKMSPSSLKIFVSSRVSEIQSLAGEYEWRHVPTKENPADLLSRGVFPKKLVEVSLWWNGPSFLLSEERHWPNTFEGPKEVPEVRVSKDVFALVSAGDHLFERYSDFNRFIRITACVLRFILNCRSRSLKRDVVSGSLSSLELNDATKTLVRIAQRDSFPDEYDRLTGGIALSPKSKLLSLSPFVDREGVMRVGGRLRNSPYHFDKKHPMLLSPKHRLSRMLCEYEHKRLMHAGPQLLLSSIREKFWIVASRNLIRATVRNCTACSRFNPQCLAPIMGDLPQERLTVGRVFSVVGVDYMGPLHIRDKKGRGLRLSKCYVSVFICFATKALHLELVSDLSSESFLLAFRRFVARRGRPSHVYSDNGTNFVGANRELSELGSFLIKESRNLVYSCSREGVQWHFIPAQSPHFGGLWEAGVKSVKHHLKRVAGNANLTFEQLITLLAQIEAILNSRPLSPMSQDPNDLTPLPPAHFLIGRSTTELPDPDLQHVPANRLSVFQRIQLIKQHFWKRWSKEYISELQQRVKWKTQQQDVQEGVLVLVKEDNLPPSKWRMGRIVAVHPGRDGVNRVATIRTSSGLVKRSFSKICPLPVETVIEDAPSASRRGAC from the exons ATGGCATCTGCAGAGGAACTTAGAAAGTTAAACGTGGCTAGGAGGACATGCAAGGCCCAACTTACTATGTTTGACAGATTTATCGAAAGCTTTGATTTggataatgaattaaatagTAATGAAACTGATCGCCTAGTAGAAAGACTCAATAGATTAGACGATATTTTCGATAAGTTTGATGCAGCCCAAAGTGAATTGGAGCTACACGCTACTGACTATGATGAAGAATTAAATGAACGGGATGAATTTGAAAGACGCTTCTGTGACCTAAAAGCTGCAGGCAAaggtttattaaataaatttagtaaGGCCGATAGATCGGCAAAATGCAGCAATGCAAATGAATCGATGCCTCCTAGTCCCTTAGCCGGCGTCAAGTTGCCAGTTATTTCGTTACCCACCTTTTCTGGTGATTATAAAGATTGGCTAGGTTTTCGGGATACCTATGTAAGCTTGATACACAATAACCACTCgttaaatcaaattcaaaaattccattacttGCGGGCGTCGTTACAAGGTGTGGCACCCCAAGTTCTGGAAACTCTGGAATTTACGGATAATAACTATGATGTCGCATGGACAACCTTAAACGAGCGATACAATAACACGCGAGTACTTGTACATATGCACATGAAGGCGTTACTCGAGATAGAATCGGTAGATAAGGAATCGGCTCATAAACTGAGGGACCTAATTGATAACGTAGGGAAAAATCTAAGGACGTTATCGGCGTTAGGTCAAAAAACTGAACACTGGAGTGATTTGATAGCATGTCTCGTAGGTAGCAAGCTGGATCGAGTAACGGAAAGGCATTGGGAAGAGGCGAAGGGCAACAAGAAAGAGGTTCCCTCGTGGGAATCCTTGCGAGAGTTCCTAAAAAATAGGGCAGACATGCTAGCAGCAATCGAGCGTCAAAGGGGCAGCACTAAGACAGAGAAAAATGCGGGATTCAAACACAATAGGGCAAGTGTTAAAACGTTCGTGGAAAGCGATTTGAAGTGCGTAGTGTGTAAAGCAAATCACCTACTAGTTAATTGTCAAAGGTTTCTGGCTATGCCTCTCAGCGAAAGATTTAACAAAGCCAAACAACTCAAATTGtgtttgaattgtttaaagcTAGGGCATTTCGGAAAAGATTGTCGCGCAAAGCATTGTGCCAAGTGTACGACTAAGCACCACACGTTGTTGCACTTTGAATCTAGCAGGGGGCAAGAGGCGATCTCCCATTCGGAGGAGAATTTGGAACATAGGGTTTCGTTGTCTGCACTAAGTTCGGAAAACCATGTCTTTCTGTCTACAGCTTTGGTAGAGGTTCGCAGTGCCGGGGGAGCGTGCTTGAAAGTACGCGCGCTTTTGGATTCGGGAAGTCACTCGAATTTCATTAGTTCTTCGTTGTGTAAAAGGCTAAAGATAAAGAtggacaaatttgaaatgctAGTCGGAGGATTGGGTTTAAAGGCGTCGGAAATAACACACAGTTGCAACGTCGAGGTGTGTGCCCGACGCAGGGGTTACCAAGcttctttgaaatgtttagttttGCCCAGGATTACCGGATTCATTCCTGGTGCCGTTGTGGATATCAGTCGATTAAACATTCCTTCCAACATTACATTGGCGGATCCAGAATTCAATAGGCCTGGTCCCATAGACCTTTTAATAGGTAGCGAATTGTTTTATAGATTGTTGTGTGTTGGTCAAATTAGTCGTGGTCCGAATAGCCCCATCCTGCAAAAAACTAGGTTCGGCTGGGTCGTCTCCGGAGCGATGATGCAGGCTGGCATCTGCAGCACAGTCTGTAACTTGAGCGTCAATTCGAGGCATGGTGGCCGTGAAATCGAATTTGACTTGAAAAAGTTTTGGGAAGTTGAAGAGAACTTTGCTGAGACCAAGGCCTGGTCGGCTGAGGAGCATTTCCAAAGAACGCATAGGCGTTCGTCCGACGGTCGTTTCGTTGTTGCTATCCCCTTCAAGCATCCTGTCACTGAGCTAGGTAATTCGAAGGAGAAGGCTCTCCAAAGGTTTTTGTCGTTGGAGCGTAAGCTCAGTAAGGATCAAGGGATGAAGAATGTATATTGCAAAATCATTGGTGAATATTTAAGCCTGGGGCACATGTCTCGAGTGCTTGATGAGGATGATAGTGTCGTCTACTACATGCCTCATCATCCTGTGATCAAATCGGAAAGCTGCACTACTAAATTAAGGGTTGTATTCGATTGTAGCATGCCTTCTTCAACAG TATCGGCGGATATCGCCAAGATGTATAGGCAAGTATTAGTTGAGCCTAAGCAACGAGCGTTGCAAAGAATTCTTTGGAGGGAATCGCCCTCAGCCCCTGTCGAGGCTTTCGAATTAAACACCGTAACATACGGTCAAGCTAGCGCCAGTTTCCTGGCCGTGAGGTGTCTTCATCAAATAGCCGAGGAGTGCGAACTTGAT GAAGGAGTTAGCGTTTGTAGCAGGGTTTCGGCCGCATTGTCAGGCGGTGGATTCAAGTTGAGAAAATGGATTTCCAACGAACCTGCAATTTTGGACTCCGTAAGTCAAGGAAGCGAGGACTTCCAAGTGTTAGACTTCAATGGTGATGATAGGGCTAAGATTTTAGGGTTAACATGGCAGTGTTCGTCGGACATTCTGTCGTACAAAATTCGTCTGTCTGAGGGAGGAATAAAGGTGACTAAGCGCACCATCTTATCCAGCATTTCGCAAGTCTTTGATCCCTTGGGTCTGCTGTCTCCTTCGATAATTGTCGCAAAGATCCTCATTCAGAAACTTTGGTTGGAAAAGTTGTCGTGGGATGAGTCGGTCCCTGCCCATTTGCATACGGCTTGGGTTAAGTTTCGTAGTGAGCTACCAAgtcttaacaaaattaatatttatcgCCACATCGCATGCTTGGATGCTGTACGCCATGAGTTGCATGGTTTTTCTGACGCCAGCGAGGCAGCTTATGGTAGCGCTGTTTACGTCAGATCGGTCGATAGAAACGGCGACATAGCAGTGAGGCTATTGTGCGCCAAAAGCAAGGTGAGTCCGTTAAAATCCCTGACCGTTCCTCGTTTAGAACTGTGCGGTGTATTAGTCATGGCCCGGCTAATGAGCAAAATAAGGGCTTCCGCCAGATTGCAGTTTGATAGGTGTGTATGCTGGTCGGATTCGTCTATAGTCTTGAGTTGGTTAAAGATGTCCCCCAGTAGTCTAAAAATCTTTGTCAGCTCACGGGTGTCGGAGATTCAATCGCTTGCAGGGGAATATGAATGGCGACACGTTCCCACGAAAGAAAATCCTGCGGACCTATTGTCGAGGGGGGTATTTCCCAAAAAACTCGTCGAAGTGAGCCTTTGGTGGAATGGCCCTTCCTTTCTTCTTTCTGAGGAACGTCATTGGCCAAATACTTTTGAAGGACCTAAGGAGGTACCGGAGGTGCGTGTTTCGAAGGATGTCTTCGCGCTCGTGTCCGCGGGGGATCATCTCTTTGAACGTTATTCAGATTTTAATCGGTTCATTCGAATCACAGCATGCGTGCTTCGTTTTATTCTCAATTGTCGTTCGAGGTCGCTGAAACGGGACGTCGTGAGTGGCTCATTATCGAGCTTAGAGCTAAATGATGCTACTAAAACCTTAGTTAGGATTGCTCAGAGGGACAGTTTTCCGGATGAATATGATCGTCTCACCGGGGGGATCGCCTTGAGCCCAAAAAGTAAACTGCTGAGTTTGAGTCCGTTCGTGGACAGGGAGGGCGTAATGAGAGTAGGAGGAAGGCTGCGAAACTCGCCTTATCATTTTGATAAGAAGCATCCTATGCTTCTCTCTCCCAAACATCGATTGTCGCGGATGTTATGCGAGTATGAGCATAAAAGGTTAATGCACGCCGGTCCTCAACTACTGCTCTCGTCCATAAGGGAGAAATTTTGGATTGTCGCGTCTCGTAACCTGATAAGGGCTACTGTTAGAAATTGCACTGCTTGTTCGCGATTCAATCCTCAATGTTTAGCGCCTATCATGGGTGACCTCCCACAAGAGCGCTTAACAGTTGGACGCGTATTTTCGGTGGTAGGAGTGGACTACATGGGTCCTCTCCATATTAGGGATAAAAAGGGTCGCGGCTTGAGGTTGTCCAAGTGCTACGTAAGCGTCTTTATATGCTTTGCAACGAAGGCTTTGCATTTGGAATTGGTATCTGATCTCAGTAGTGAGTCGTTTTTGCTCGCTTTTCGTCGGTTTGTGGCTCGGCGTGGACGGCCTAGTCACGTTTACTCGGATAATGGCACAAATTTCGTTGGTGCCAATCGGGAACTGTCAGAGCTCGGCAGtttcttaattaaagaatCTCGCAATTTGGTCTATTCATGTTCTCGAGAAGGTGTGCAGTGGCACTTCATACCCGCCCAATCACCTCACTTCGGAGGTCTTTGGGAGGCTGGTGTCAAATCGGTAAAACACCACCTAAAGAGAGTGGCGGGCAATGCCAACCTAACGTTTGAACAATTGATCACTTTATTAGCACAAATCGAAGCGATTCTCAATTCCCGTCCTCTTTCTCCCATGTCTCAAGATCCCAATGACCTAACTCCCTTACCACCCGCTCACTTCCTGATTGGAAGAAGCACTACGGAGCTGCCTGACCCAGACCTGCAACATGTTCCTGCAAATCGGCTGTCTGTATTCCAAAGAATCCAATTAATCAAGCAGCACTTTTGGAAGCGATGGAGCAAGGAATACATCAGCGAACTTCAGCAGAGGGTGAAATGGAAAACGCAGCAGCAAGACGTCCAAGAAGGAGTGCTTGTACTCGTCAAGGAAGACAACTTGCCTCCCTCAAAATGGCGCATGGGACGAATTGTAGCAGTGCATCCTGGCCGGGACGGAGTGAACCGTGTAGCTACCATAAGAACTTCCAGTGGTCTGGTGAAGCGCTCGTTTAGTAAGATATGTCCCTTGCCGGTAGAGACTGTCATTGAAGACGCTCCAAGCGCTTCAAGGCGGGGGGcatgttaa
- the LOC136415571 gene encoding uncharacterized protein — protein sequence MLTPLEPTGKHPLSVPQILCGLLEDVEYQSTNNSYLPMTPPWTKIIPYIHQSFLHHGKKETSSSVINQCFMQSMHTINPNITIFTDASKNEQGLGCAAIKANNTLWTSTLPKYCSIHTGELYAILQALKTVNDTGQVIGICTDSLSALHSIKNPYSTNRLVQEIHDICQVLNTNHNKIHIIWIPSHRNIPGNEQADLAAKDAIDRKSPTAEITLHGYLMRHFKQSTRTKWLDTWNQSNSKLARSGTARSSPNNPPLNRKDTIIIRRLRIGHTKVTHSFLMARETPPNCITCNTPLSCEHILITCPQYSQSRTLHRIKPDLRENLSVIENQRNVIDFLKDIDIYNCI from the coding sequence ATGTTAACACCATTGGAACCCACCGGCAAACACCCACTTTCTGTTCCTCAAATACTGTGTGGCCTATTGGAGGATGTCGAATACCAATCAACAAATAATAGCTATCTCCCAATGACTCCCCCTTGGACGAAAATCATCCCATATATTCACCAATCCTTTTTACACCATGGCAAAAAAGAAACATCATCTTCTGTCATCAATCAATGCTTTATGCAAAGCATGCATACAATCAATCCCAATATCACCATCTTCACTGACGCCTCGAAAAATGAACAAGGACTGGGCTGTGCGGCCATAAAAGCAAATAACACACTATGGACTTCCACCCTGCCCAAATACTGTAGCATCCATACCGGAGAACTCTATGCAATTCTTCAGGCCTTAAAAACTGTAAATGATACAGGTCAAGTAATAGGTATTTGTACAGACTCCTTGTCGGCTCTGCATTCCATCAAGAACCCATACTCTACCAACCGCCTGGTGCAAGAAATCCATGACATATGTCAAGTCCTCAACACAAATCACaacaaaatccatataatCTGGATCCCATCTCACAGAAACATCCCTGGAAATGAACAAGCTGACCTAGCTGCGAAAGATGCGATCGACAGAAAATCACCAACAGCTGAAATAACACTCCATGGATATCTAATGCGTCACTTCAAACAATCAACTAGAACCAAATGGCTGGACACCTGGAATCAATCAAACTCAAAACTGGCACGGTCAGGAACCGCAAGATCATCACCCAACAACCCACCGCTAAACAGGAAAGACACCATAATCATCAGAAGGCTTCGAATAGGGCACACCAAAGTAACACACAGCTTCCTTATGGCGAGAGAGACGCCCCCTAACTGCATAACCTGTAATACTCCACTATCATGCGAGCACATCTTGATTACTTGCCCCCAATATAGCCAAAGCCGAACTCTACATAGAATAAAACCAGACCTACGGGAGAATCTCAGTGTgatagaaaatcaaagaaatgtCATTGACTTCCTAAAAGATATCGATATATATAATTGTATATAG